Sequence from the Clostridium saccharobutylicum DSM 13864 genome:
GAATCTGTTTATCAAAATGGCTAGGAATACCAACAGGTACTTATCTTTCTCCAAAGTCATGGCATTGTACTATGGTTTGGGCAGCAACTCTAGGACTTCCATTATCCCTTGAAGGGGCTGGAGCAGTATTAGGTCTTGAAAAACAAAAATTATCAGAAGGTAAAAATCTGATTAGATATTTCTGCATTCCTTGTTTACCAACAAAATCTAATGGAGAACGTATCCGAAATATACCAAAGCATGACATCAATAAATGGGAAATGTCTATCACCTATAACAAGCGTGATGTAGAAACAGAACTTGCAATACAAAATAAGCTATCTAAATTTCCAGTGTCAGAAAATGAGTGGCAGAATTATCACTTAGATCAGTTAATCAATGATCGTGGAATTGCCATTGATATGGATTTTGTAGGACAGGCAATTTCTTGTGATGATGAATTTAAAACAGAAAATATAGCAAAAGCAAAGGAATTAACAGGTCTTGAAAACCCTAATTCTCCTGCACAATTAAAGAATTAGCTTCTTGAGCAAGGAATGGAAACAGACTCTCTTTCCAAGGCAGTGGTTTCGGAGTTACTTGAAGATGCAGATGGTGAAATATATGAGGCTCTTTCTATAAGGCAGCAACTTGCAAAAAGTAGTGTAAAGAAATATACAGCAATGGAAAATGTAGTTTGTACTGATAAGAGAGCCAGAGGTTTAATTCAGTTTTATGGTGCAAATAGAACAGGGCGCTATTCAGGTAGGCTAATCCAGGTGCAGAACTTGCCTCAAAATCATCTGCCAGATTTAAAAGAGGCTCGTAGTTTGGTGAAGTGTGGAAACTTTACAGCTTTGGATTTACTCTATGACAGTATTCCAAATGTGCTATCAGAACTAATTAGAACAGCCTTTGTACCAAAGAGTGGATGTAGGTTTATTGTAGCTGATTTTTCTGCAATAGAGGCTAGAGTTATAGCTTGGCTTGCAGGAGAGAGTTGGCGAATGGATGTATTTGCAGGTGGTGGAGATATCTATTGTGCATCTGCATCACAGATGTTTAATGTTCCTGTTGAGAAAAATGGTATTAACGGACATTTAAGGCAGAAAGGTAAAATAGCAGAATTGGCCTTGGGCTATGGAGGATCAGTTGGAGCATTAAAAGCCATGGGTGCAATTCAGATGGGGCTTACCGAAGAAGAATTACAACCTTTGGTAAATGTGTGGAGACAGTCTAATCCCAATATTGTACGTCTATGGTGGGATGTTGATAAAACAGTTAAAACCAGTATTAAAGAAAGAACTATCACAACAAGCCATGGTATTAAGTTTATACATCAAAGTGCTATTCTCTTTATTAAACTGCCAAGTGGCAGAAAGCTTGCCTATGTAAAACCTCTTATTGGAGAGAACAGGTTCGGTGGTGAGTCTATTACCTATGAAGGTGTAGGTGGAACAAAAAAGTGGGAACGCATAGAAAGCTATGGTCCGAAGTTTGTAGAAAATATTGTACAAGCAATTAGCCGTGATATTTTAGCTGAGGCAATGCTTAGGTTAGCTGACCAAGGATATGAAATTATAATGCACGTTCATGATGAAGTGGTTCTTGAAGTACCAGTAGGAGAATCTTCAGTAGAAGAAGTTTGCAGGATGATGAGTAAAACTCCATCATGGGCAAAAGGGTTGATATTTAATGCTGATGGATATGAATGTGAATTTTATAAAAAAGAATAAGGAACAAAAAGAATAAAAAGTTTTTAATATTTAGGGGTTCGATTATATTCAGTTTTTCGCTTATGGATAGAGGGATATTTCCTCAATAAATTTAACGGAGGTATTCGTATGAGCGAAATACAAATTTTTAAAAATCCAGAGTTTGGGGTAATTAGATTCATTGAAAAAAATGGCAAGGGATTATTCTGTGGTAAAGACATAGCTGATTCTCTTGGTTATGACCAACCTCATAAGGCAGTAGAACGTCATTGTAGGTATGGTATGAAATGTACCGTACCTCATCCACAGTCAAAGGATAAGACAATTGAAATGATATTTATTCCAGAGGGTGATGTTTATCGTCTTATAACTCACAGCAAATTACCTGCTGCAGAGCGTTTTGAGCAATGGGTTTTTGATGAAGTTTTACCTTCTATTCGTAAGCATGGTGCTTATATCACAACGCAGAAGATGGAAGAAATTATGAATGACCCAGATTCATGGATAAAGATATTGACTGCACTTAAGGCTGAAAGAGAAGAAAAAGAGCAACTAAAAGTTCAAGTAACTGAGGATAAGCCTAAGGTTGTTTTTGCTGATTCAGTATCGGTATCAGATGGAACAATACTTATAGGAGAACTTGCTAAAATTCTCAAAGGTAATGGCCTTGATATTGGACAAAACCGTTTGTTTGAACGTTTACGTCAAGAAGGATTCCTTATTAAACGTAGAGGAACAGACTATAATGCTCCAACGCAGATGGCTATGGAATTAGGGTTATTTAAAGTTAAAGAAACAGCAATCACACATTCTGATGGTCATGTAACAATTTCAAAAACAACAAAGGTTACAGGAAAAGGTCAGCAGTATTTTATTAACAAATATTTAATGGAGGGTAAATAGTATGGGAGTTAATAAATTTAATTCTGAAGGCTATTATGACCCAACCCCTTATGCAGCAATTACTAATATTATTAAAGGTTTAAAGGCAGAAAAAAACTCTGTCTTTAAACCTCTTGTATATATTTATTCACCATATTCAGGAGATATTGATACTAATGTAAAAAAGGCACGTGTTTTCTGTAGGTTTGCATTGGAGATGAATTGTATCCCACTTGCTCCTCACTTACTTTTTCCTCAGTTTATGAATGATAACATTCCACAGGAGCGGGAATTAGCTAAAAAAGAATAAAAAGTATGGATTATTATGCAATGATGGTAGGATTATCGCCGATATAAAACTTTTAAAAAAACAAATAAAATCTATGGTAAACGAAATTTCAGATAGAATTGAGAAGGATTTGTATATATAAAAAGCATTGAATAGTAACAGAAGAGATTTACATGTATCTGATTGTTCACCATGGAAGTAATAAAATTGGAGAATGGTGAGTTTGGGGAAGAAGCTTTAAATATAACATATAAAAATTAATAATATAGAAATCCAATAAATATTTGTAGTGGATTTTAAAGGTCACGCTTTGCCTCCACCATGAAACTCACGACCATTTGTATGTGGCTTGAATAGCTACTTACAGGTGATCGTGTTTTTTATTGTTACGGATAGTTCCATTAAATATGCATTATACTAAAACTAAGGAATGAGTTGCATATTAATTTATATTAAATATTATATGGTAACGACTGTTATAGAACTGAAAGTTTTGGATTATAATTATGGTATAAGATCAATAATTTTGATAAAATAATTATACATAGAAGATAAAAGTGAAAATCTAAAAGGATGTGATTAAATGCCAAAGAAAAAAAATAATGACAATTTTATAATGTCACCTAAAATAGATTTTGTTTTTAAACTTTTATTCGGAGATGAAAGGAATAAAGACTTATTAATATCCTTCCTAAGTGCAGTGTTAGATTTGCCAGAGAGTGAATTTATAGGTATTGAAATACTAAATACAGAATTATTTCGTGAATTTAAGGAAGATAAAAAAGGAATTCTTGATGTTAGAGCAAAAACTAAAAACGGAAAACAGATAGATATAGAAATTCAAGTACTACCAACAGAATTTATGCCCGAGAGAACTCTATTTTATTGGAGTAAAATGTATACAGCTCAAGTTAAACCAGGTGATACTTATGACAAACTAAAAAAGTGCATAACAATAAACATAGTTGATTTTAAATGTACACCTTTAAAGAAGATTCATTCAAGTTATCATTTGGTAGAAGATGAAACTAGTTACAAATTAACAGATATACTTGAAATACATTTTTTAGAGATACCTAAATTATTTGATGAGGATATATTAACGGATGAAGAAGATCCAATAGTTCAATGGATGGAATTTTTAGATGGAAAGTCAAAGGGGGTTATGGAAATGCTTGCTAAGAAAAATGAAAGTATAAAAAAGGCATATAGTTTATTACAAATAATAAGTAAAGATGAAAAAGCGAGAATGATATATGAGGCAAGAGAAGCAGAACTTAGAGATCAGTTGACAAGAATTAAATGTGCTGAAGAAAAGGGCGCAAATGAGAAGAGTATAAAGATAGCACAAAATTTATTGAGAATGGGTTTGAGTGTTCAACAAGTAGCAAGTGCAGCAGAAATTGAAATAGATGAAGTGGAAATGATAAAAGAAGATCTAATGAATTGAAAACATTAATATGTATTCAGCAAAGCTAAAGAAAATGAAGAGATAAGTGAATTAGATCATATTGAAATAGATAAAGAATATAGATGCCAAGGATATTGTAGCTTATTTATTGATGAAATATTAGATTATTTTAACTATATTTATGTTAATTATGTAGGTTTAATTCCAGCAAGAATTTATGATGATAAAGTTGTTCAGAATGAAGAAAAAGCTATAAAATATTATATAAATAAGGGGTTTAAGCCAATATCTAGGAGGGTAGATGGGAATGTAATAATGGGAAAATCATTATTATAATATATGAATGAAGGGTGACACATAGATCATGGAAGAAAATTTTTTTAGTAATTATGTAAATGCGGAGAAGCTTTTAGATGATCCTGATATTATTCATAAACTTTCAGTAGTAACAACACATTATGCATATAGAAATGGACCAGTAGAAGATATGCATGCTGATGGTAAATTATCTGAAAATGATATTGAAGAATTATATGAGTTTATGCAAATAAAATTAACAGTGGTATTCAATTTAATTTTAGAACAAAATAATGAAATGATAAAGAAATATTTATTAATGGGGATGTTCTTTGGTCAAGATTGGGATTATGCAATGCCTGAATGTATGGATTTTGAGGAATTCTTACATATATTAAAGAATGTATAATCCGTGTGGATTTTAAAGGTCACGCTTCGCCTTCACCATGAAACCTACAAAAATCTAAATTTTGGATTTTCGTGGGTCTTTTTATTTTATAGAGAAATTTGATATTTATTTGTTACTTCAATTAAATCAAAAATATAATAAAAACTTAAAATTTTCGTAAGAAAAAAGTTGAAATTAAAAAATATATTTAGGTAAGATTTAACTAGAGAAAAGTTAGGGAGATGAATCTTATAAATATAATATTAAGTAAGTTAGGTGAATTAATAAAATTAAAGGGAATGTTTAGAAATTTGCTAATAGCTTTAATTTCAATGTAGTAGAAAGAAATATAAAAGATGCTGCGTAAAGTAAATTTTGTTATGTTTAATAGTTCTTCTAAATGGGATATAATATTAACATATAAATGGTTTTGTTAAAGGAGAAGTATTATGGCGATATATTTAAATACAAATAGACCACTAGAAAATTTTAAAGAACTGTGCAGAAAAAAATATATGGTAGACAAATCATTAATAATAGAAAAATTAAATGAATTCATAGACTCTTCTGACAAATATATATGCATAACAAGACCAAGAAGATTTGGAAAAACAAGTATTATTAACATGCTAGGAGCTTATTATACAAAAGAAATTAATAGTAAGGAAATTTTTGATAAATTTAAAATAAGTAATAGTGAAAGCTATTTAGAAAATTTAAATAAATATAATGTCATAAGTATATCTTTTAATAAGTTATCAGATAGGGGGAATACTTATAATCATTATATGGAAATGATAAAAACTTCACTTATAAATGATATTGCAGAAAAGTACCCTGAAATTGACCCAGAAAAATATTTTGCAATAAGTGATATGTTAGAAGCTACAAATGATAAATTTATATTCATTATTGATGAATGGGATTATATTTTTAATAATAAAATGTTTAAAGATAATCAAAATGACTTTTTAGAATTTTTAAGAAATCTTTTGAAAGATAGAACATATGTTGCACTTGCTTATATGACAGGAGTACTTCCAATAAAAAAACATTCAAGTACATCAGCTTTGAATATGTTTGATGAATATACAATGTTAAATGATATGATTTATGGAAGATATTTTGGTTTTACAGAGGAAGAAGTAAAAGAATTATGTGAAAAGCAAAGTAAGATTTCTTTTAAAGAAATCAGTGACTGGTATAATGGATATATAAATGAAGATGGAGATAGAATATACAACCCACGTTCTGTAGTTAAAGCACTTCAAAATGGAAAATGTATAAGCTATTGGACTAACACAGGGGCTATGGATGAAGTTAAGGAATATTTAAAATATAATACTATGGAGGTACGGGAAGATGTAATAAAAATGGTATCAGGCTATGATGTTGATATCATAATAAATGAAGAATTTAGAGCAGGTCAAGAACCACCTAAAACTAAAACAGAAATATATTCAGCTATGATAATTCTAGGATTTTTATCTTACTACGATGGATATTTAAAAATACCCAATAAAGAACTAATGAGAGAATTTGAGAAAGCTCTTCAAGATGAATCCTTTGGTTATGTATCAGAAATTATAAAAAAATTCTAGAAGCATGTTAAAGGCAACGGTATCACAAGAAACTGAAAAAGTAGCACAAATATTACATGATATTCATAATTCAGAAATACCTATATTGCAGTATAATGATGAAAATAGTTTATCCTGCATAGTAACTTTAGCTTATTTGAGTGCAAGGGATACTTATAGGGTTGAAAGAGAAGAAAAAACAGGAAAAGGTTTTGCAGATTTTACATTTCATCCTATGAGAAAAGCAGATTTGCCATTTATTCTTGAACTTAAGAAAGATGAGACTGTTGATATCGCAATTAAGCAAAT
This genomic interval carries:
- a CDS encoding phage antirepressor → MSEIQIFKNPEFGVIRFIEKNGKGLFCGKDIADSLGYDQPHKAVERHCRYGMKCTVPHPQSKDKTIEMIFIPEGDVYRLITHSKLPAAERFEQWVFDEVLPSIRKHGAYITTQKMEEIMNDPDSWIKILTALKAEREEKEQLKVQVTEDKPKVVFADSVSVSDGTILIGELAKILKGNGLDIGQNRLFERLRQEGFLIKRRGTDYNAPTQMAMELGLFKVKETAITHSDGHVTISKTTKVTGKGQQYFINKYLMEGK
- a CDS encoding DUF4406 domain-containing protein; the protein is MGVNKFNSEGYYDPTPYAAITNIIKGLKAEKNSVFKPLVYIYSPYSGDIDTNVKKARVFCRFALEMNCIPLAPHLLFPQFMNDNIPQERELAKKE
- a CDS encoding Rpn family recombination-promoting nuclease/putative transposase, whose product is MPKKKNNDNFIMSPKIDFVFKLLFGDERNKDLLISFLSAVLDLPESEFIGIEILNTELFREFKEDKKGILDVRAKTKNGKQIDIEIQVLPTEFMPERTLFYWSKMYTAQVKPGDTYDKLKKCITINIVDFKCTPLKKIHSSYHLVEDETSYKLTDILEIHFLEIPKLFDEDILTDEEDPIVQWMEFLDGKSKGVMEMLAKKNESIKKAYSLLQIISKDEKARMIYEAREAELRDQLTRIKCAEEKGANEKSIKIAQNLLRMGLSVQQVASAAEIEIDEVEMIKEDLMN